Proteins encoded by one window of Flavobacteriales bacterium TMED191:
- the sufC gene encoding Fe-S cluster assembly ATPase SufC, with protein MLKITNVHSEINEKSVLKGLNLEVNAGEIHAIMGPNGSGKSTLASIISGNENHEVTEGEISYFNQSILDYSPEERSRMGIFLSFQYPVEIPGVSVSNFVKTSVNEIRKALDHPPMKSAELLKKMKDNLKLLNMDPAFLSRSINDGFSGGEKKRNEIFQMAMLSPKLSILDETDSGLDIDALQVVANGVNKLXSDNNAFIIITHYQRLLNXIKPDYVXVLHGGKIVKSGDAKLALELEKTGYDKIVN; from the coding sequence ATGTTAAAAATTACAAACGTACATAGCGAGATAAATGAAAAGTCAGTACTTAAGGGTCTAAACCTNGAAGTTAATGCTGGTGAAATTCACGCAATAATGGGTCCAAACGGTTCTGGAAAAAGTACTCTTGCCTCAATAATTTCTGGAAATGAAAATCACGAAGTAACGGAGGGTGAAATTAGTTATTTCAACCAATCTATCTTAGACTATTCGCCTGAAGAACGGTCAAGAATGGGAATATTCTTGTCCTTTCAATATCCTGTAGAAATACCTGGGGTTTCGGTAAGTAATTTTGTAAAAACATCTGTCAATGAAATTAGAAAAGCCCTTGACCACCCGCCAATGAAATCTGCAGAGCTTTTAAAAAAAATGAAGGACAACCTAAAGTTGTTAAATATGGATCCTGCATTCCTGTCTAGATCTATTAATGATGGATTTTCTGGAGGAGAAAAAAAACGCAATGAAATTTTTCAAATGGCCATGTTAAGTCCAAAACTCTCGATCTTAGATGAAACAGACTCTGGTCTTGACATAGATGCATTACAAGTGGTTGCAAATGGAGTAAATAAGTTGANATCTGATAATAACGCATTTATAATTATTACNCACTACCAAAGATTACTTAATTANATTAAGCCTGATTATGTTCANGTTCTACATGGTGGAAAAATTGTAAAATCGGGTGATGCCAAATTAGCATTAGAATTAGAAAAAACAGGTTATGACAAAATTGTTAATTAA
- the sufB gene encoding Fe-S cluster assembly protein SufB codes for MEKKDENKIIKEVTTSEYKYGFISNFKSDTIESGLNEQVIKLISKKKNEPEWMLEKRLSAFEVLKNMRQPKWANIEYDKIDLQNIKYYSAPTKKTKLESLDQVDPEILKTLNKLGISIEEQKKLTGVAVDVVIDSVSVSTSFKEKLSEQGIIFCSMSEAIQKHPELIKKYLGSVVPAQDNYFSALNAAVFSDGSFCFIPSGVRCPMELSTYFRINEAQTGQFERTLIVAEENSYVSYLEGCTAPQRDENQLHAAVVELVALKSSEIKYSTVQNWYPGDKNGNGGIYNFVTKRGVAHERAKISWTQVETGSAITWKYPSCILKGDFSVGEFFSIAVTKNFQQADTGTKMVHMGRGTKSTIISKGISAGKSNSSYRGLVKINKDAKKSRNFTQCDSLLIGDQCGAHTFPFIDVKNSSSIVEHEATTSKIGDDQMFYCNQRGIGEKEAVALIVNGYCKDVLQKLPMEFAVEAKKLLEITLEDSVG; via the coding sequence ATGGAGAAAAAAGACGAAAATAAAATAATTAAGGAGGTTACTACATCTGAATACAAATATGGATTTATTTCTAATTTTAAATCCGATACTATTGAAAGTGGATTAAATGAGCAGGTTATAAAACTTATCTCGAAAAAGAAAAATGAACCGGAATGGATGCTTGAAAAGAGACTAAGTGCATTTGAGGTTTTAAAAAACATGCGCCAACCTAAATGGGCTAACATTGAATATGACAAAATTGACTTACAGAATATTAAATACTATTCCGCTCCAACAAAAAAAACTAAACTTGAAAGTTTAGACCAGGTAGATCCAGAAATTTTAAAAACACTAAATAAACTTGGTATTTCAATTGAGGAACAAAAAAAACTTACTGGAGTTGCTGTAGACGTTGTAATTGACAGCGTATCAGTTTCTACTTCATTTAAAGAAAAACTCTCCGAACAAGGCATTATTTTTTGCTCAATGTCTGAGGCTATACAAAAACATCCCGAATTGATCAAAAAATATCTTGGCTCCGTTGTTCCTGCTCAAGATAATTACTTTTCAGCCCTAAATGCAGCTGTTTTTAGCGACGGCTCTTTTTGTTTTATTCCTAGTGGTGTTCGCTGCCCAATGGAACTTTCTACATACTTTAGGATAAATGAAGCTCAAACCGGGCAATTTGAGAGGACACTGATTGTTGCCGAGGAAAACAGCTATGTAAGCTATTTAGAGGGTTGCACGGCACCCCAAAGAGATGAAAACCAGCTACATGCAGCTGTGGTGGAACTGGTTGCGTTAAAATCGTCTGAAATTAAGTACTCAACTGTACAAAATTGGTATCCGGGGGACAAGAATGGTAATGGCGGAATATATAACTTTGTGACCAAAAGAGGAGTTGCTCATGAGCGTGCTAAGATTTCTTGGACACAGGTAGAAACCGGATCCGCAATAACATGGAAGTATCCCTCATGTATATTAAAGGGCGATTTTTCAGTGGGTGAGTTTTTTTCAATTGCTGTGACAAAAAACTTTCAACAAGCTGATACAGGAACTAAAATGGTGCACATGGGCAGGGGAACAAAAAGTACAATAATTAGTAAAGGTATCTCTGCTGGCAAAAGCAATAGCAGCTACCGAGGATTGGTAAAGATCAATAAAGATGCAAAAAAATCGCGGAATTTCACGCAATGTGACTCATTGCTAATTGGAGACCAGTGTGGAGCACACACTTTCCCTTTTATTGATGTTAAAAACAGCAGCTCTATTGTAGAGCATGAAGCCACCACATCCAAAATAGGCGATGACCAAATGTTTTACTGTAACCAAAGGGGTATTGGAGAAAAAGAAGCTGTTGCTCTTATAGTAAATGGCTATTGTAAAGATGTTCTCCAAAAACTACCAATGGAATTTGCTGTAGAGGCTAAAAAATTATTAGAAATAACCCTAGAAGATAGTGTAGGATAA
- a CDS encoding iron-sulfur cluster assembly accessory protein, translating into MITVSNNAREKLLSLMRESGENVNYVRVGVKSGGCSGLSYDLDLDSKMLDTDKLFEHNEIKLLVDKKSYLYLVGTILNYSGGLNGKGFVFENPNASRTCGCGESFAV; encoded by the coding sequence ATGATAACTGTATCTAATAATGCGCGAGAAAAGCTACTTTCACTAATGAGGGAAAGTGGTGAAAATGTTAACTATGTTAGGGTTGGTGTTAAATCTGGTGGTTGTTCTGGTCTTTCCTACGACCTGGACTTAGATTCAAAAATGCTAGATACAGATAAACTATTTGAACATAATGAAATCAAACTTTTAGTAGATAAAAAAAGCTACCTGTATTTAGTTGGGACAATACTTAACTACAGTGGGGGACTAAATGGTAAAGGATTTGTATTTGAAAACCCAAATGCATCTAGAACCTGTGGGTGTGGCGAAAGCTTTGCTGTATAA
- the thiL gene encoding thiamine-phosphate kinase → MANRKFTTISKIGEFGLIERLSKNITNRHKETRLGIGDDAAVLSITKDLGHLVSTDMLVEGVHFNISYSPLKHVGYKSIVVNISDICAMNGFPSHALVSIAVPNKYSVEMIEEIYSGIKLACDNFSIDLIGGDTTASVSTLTISITVFGSTQNSKLTYRSGAKLNDLLVVTGDLGGAYLGLQILERENSIFQKNQLAQPDLSPYSQILERQLKPEPRIDIIRNLNQLDVIPTSMIDVSDGLSSELIHLSNSSQKSMKVFADKIPVSLITKKTAKELNLDPVVCALHGGEDYELLLTISLKDYQKIKDTGLYTPIGHISDQKNKVELITSDNKSVNLKNKGWDSFTKD, encoded by the coding sequence ATGGCAAATAGAAAATTCACAACTATTTCTAAAATCGGTGAGTTTGGTTTAATTGAGCGGTTATCCAAGAATATCACGAATAGACACAAAGAAACACGATTAGGCATAGGTGATGATGCTGCGGTTCTTTCAATCACAAAGGACTTAGGCCACTTGGTTTCAACTGACATGCTTGTTGAGGGGGTTCATTTCAACATTTCGTATTCGCCACTGAAACATGTTGGTTATAAGTCCATTGTAGTTAATATTTCTGATATATGTGCAATGAATGGTTTTCCGTCCCATGCCTTAGTCTCAATTGCAGTTCCCAATAAATACAGCGTCGAGATGATTGAGGAAATTTACAGTGGCATAAAATTAGCATGTGATAATTTTTCTATTGACCTAATAGGAGGAGATACAACTGCAAGTGTGAGTACTTTAACAATTAGTATAACAGTTTTTGGAAGCACTCAGAATTCGAAACTAACATATAGGTCTGGAGCTAAGTTAAATGATTTGTTGGTTGTGACAGGTGATCTGGGTGGAGCATATCTAGGTCTACAAATACTAGAAAGAGAAAATTCAATTTTTCAAAAAAACCAATTAGCACAACCTGACCTAAGCCCATATAGTCAGATATTAGAAAGGCAGTTAAAGCCCGAGCCAAGGATAGACATAATTAGAAATCTTAATCAATTAGACGTTATTCCTACTTCAATGATAGATGTTTCCGACGGCCTTAGTTCGGAATTAATTCATCTATCAAACTCATCCCAAAAGAGCATGAAAGTTTTTGCTGATAAAATACCGGTTTCGTTAATAACAAAAAAAACAGCTAAAGAATTAAATCTTGACCCAGTAGTTTGTGCTTTACACGGAGGAGAAGACTACGAGTTGCTACTTACAATAAGTTTAAAAGATTACCAAAAAATAAAAGATACGGGTTTATATACTCCTATAGGCCATATTAGTGACCAAAAAAATAAAGTAGAGCTAATTACTAGTGACAACAAATCTGTCAATTTAAAAAATAAAGGCTGGGACTCGTTTACAAAGGACTAA